A genomic segment from Gadus morhua chromosome 4, gadMor3.0, whole genome shotgun sequence encodes:
- the psmc2 gene encoding 26S proteasome regulatory subunit 7 has protein sequence MPDYLGGDQRKVKEEPKEDAVIRALDEGDIALLKTYGQSTYSRQIKQVEDDIQSLLKKINELTGIKESDTGLAPPALWDLAADKQTLQSEQPLQVARCTKIINADSEDPKYIINVKQFAKFVVDLSDQVAPTDIEEGMRVGVDRNKYQIHIPLPPKIDPTVTMMQVEEKPDVTYSDVGGCKEQIEKLREVVETPLLHPERFVNLGIEPPKGVLLFGPPGTGKTLCARAVANRTDACFIRVIGSELVQKYVGEGARMVRELFEMARTKKACLIFFDEIDAIGGARFDDGAGGDNEVQRTMLELINQLDGFDPRGNIKVLMATNRPDTLDPALMRPGRLDRKIEFSLPDLEGRTHIFKIHARSMSVERDIRFELLARLCPNSTGAEIRSVCTEAGMFAIRARRKIATEKDFLEAVNKVIKSYAKFSATPRYMTYN, from the exons ATGCCGGACTACCTGGGGGGCGACCAGAGGAAGGTGAAGGAGGAACCTAAGGAGGACGCTGTCATCAGAG CTCTAGACGAGGGTGACATCGCTCTACTGAAGACCTAT GGCCAGAGTACGTACTCCCGACAGATCAAACAGGTGGAGGATGACATCCAATCGCTGCTCAAGAAGATCAACGAACTCACCG GCATCAAGGAGTCTGACACCGGCCTGGCCCCACCCGCGCTCTGGGACCTCGCCGCAGACAAGCAGACGCTGCAGAGTGAACAACCGCTGCAGGTCGCCAG ATGCACTAAGATCATCAATGCAGACTCGGAGGACCCCAAGTACATCATCAACGTCAAGCAGTTTGCCAAGTTCGTGGTGGACCTCAGTGACCAGGTGGCGCCCACAGACATCGAGGAGGGGATGAGAGTGGG GGTGGACAGGAACAAGTACCAGATCCACATCCCGCTGCCGCCCAAGATCGACCCCACAGTCACCATGATGCAG gtggaggagaagcCGGACGTGACCTACAGCGACGTGGGCGGGTGTAAGGAGCAGATAGAGAAGCTAAGGGAGGTTGTGGAGACCCCCCTGCTGCAC CCCGAGCGCTTCGTGAACCTGGGCATCGAGCCTCCTAAAGGTGTGCTTCTGTTCGGACCACCCGGCACTGGGAAGACGCTGTGCGCCAGGGCCGTGGCCAACCGCACCGACGCCTGCTTCATCAGGGTCATCGGGTCCGAGCTGGTCCAGAAATACGTGGGAGAG GGGGCCCGCATGGTGAGGGAGCTGTTCGAGATGGCCCGCACCAAGAAGGCCTGCCTCATCTTCTTCGACGAGATCGACGCCATCGGAG gggcccggtTTGACGACGGCGCCGGTGGTGACAATGAGGTGCAGCGCACCATGCTGGAGCTAATCAACCAGCTGGACGGCTTCGACCCGCGGGGGAACATCAAGGTCCTGATGGCCACCAACCGGCCCGacaccctggaccccgccctcatgAGGCCCGGTCGGCTCGACCGCAAGATAGAGTTCAGCCTCCCGGACCTCGAG GGACGCACCCACATCTTCAAGATCCACGCCCGCTCCATGAGTGTGGAGAGAGACATCCGCTTCGAGCTGCTGGCCCGCCTCTGTCCCAACAGCACAG GCGCCGAGATCCGCAGCGTGTGCACGGAGGCCGGCATGTTCGCCATCCGGGCGCGCCGGAAGATCGCCACGGAGAAGGACTTCCTGGAGGCCGTCAACAAGGTCATCAAGTCCTACGCCAAGTTCAGCGCCACACCCAGATACATGACCTACAACTAG